One Styela clava chromosome 4, kaStyClav1.hap1.2, whole genome shotgun sequence genomic window, GTCACGTGATTACgcattagaaataaatttatagccGGTCACAACTAAAAAATTGAACCCATGGGAGATTATTTAGTCTTAAGGACATAACAATATCTTTTCCAAACTCGAAAGTTGAAAACTGATACAAATGACTTATCGCACCTTTTATAAGCGTGGCGATATGTTATATATACATCCTCTCTTAACACACAGTGTTATTTTTACCAACTTCATTTCAGAAACCTTAGTCAACTTTACATATACTGGGTCCTGGAATCGACTGCAACCCTTCGCGTCACCGGAGAAGATTCTTTAGAGTTCGAGGACAGTTTCCATTTCAATGCAACTATGACATACAGGTTagagttattggacacgaaattaACTTATAGATCGTCTTTCTCAACAACTAATCGACTTTATAGTTTCACTATACAAGGGTTTATATGTCCTGTGCACACTTTCATATGACattcaatatgttttttttaacattCGTCTGGAATATTTATTGACATCGGAGTgaacatattaaatatttgaccTTCCAACTCAACAACAAATGTCACctcaacaaaaacaattttacagcaacgatccatatgtatacctcgtgtccaataaaaattacaaatacatACGTGGAAGTTTGTTTAACAATATTATAAGTTCAAAGCACCACTTGTTATAGGTTTTATATCTTTATTTCCCTTGTTGGGTTAACAAGAATGTTAGTACGCGACAGGCACCAGCAAGATGCCCAAGTAGTTGTGCACGTCTACTGGACTTATGCGATTCATTATGCGAATTCAGCAACTTTTCTTGACTGATTTTTTTCGGCTAAAGAAGTATGTTTCTGCTCGGTTAATGCGTGATAATCTTTTGTTGCAGTTCAACGACTCGGATAAAAACTTGACCTCGTGATAGAAAGTTGATTAAGAGGTCATGCTTTGAAGTAGATCACGCATTTTTAACAGTTTCTCGTGTTGCAACTCATCTGGCATTTTTTGTCGATAATGCTCGCAATGCAAAGACAATGCGTCTATTTTATCTCTAGGACATTATCTTCATAAGGTTCCAAAATTTAGATTTGATATCAGTAATTCAACGCTGACTCATAGGTACATATCCCCGCTAAATGTCCATATTCCTAGGATTGAATGTTTGACAAAGAATGTGTCGAGTCATTCGAAGTAGTCATGTTTTTTGGTTAAAAAGCTCCAAATCGGCACAAATTTTACCTGTCAGCATTCAAATCCTTAGGCCTTGTGTGAGCCGTATTTCATGTTCAGCAGAAGTTTGTGAACCACTTATACGGAGCATAAAATCGTGATTTGACAGTCTATGTAGCTTGTTCACTACTGTTGTCACTCGTCGTAACTGAACATAAGTttcttaaaatttgaaatgtcttCCTGGAatgtgaaataataaaaaaaaaattctgctaTAGGAATTTGTACTGTCCAACCCATTACTCGTTAATAACCCGCAATCAACAGTAAATATATCTACAATGTGCAGTACAGATGAAACTATTGTGTACATAATTACTTAAGTATCACTTTAATAGTATGTACATTCTTCTGCGAACTTGAGGGTAATACTTTTCGATCGCTCtgattaatttattaaaatgagGTCCGCTACAACGTGTGATGGTCTAATTTGAAACCCAGAGAAATAACTCTACCTGCAAGATCGCATTACCACGATGAAATATACGAACACTCACTCATTATAGAATAGGAAATTCAATTCCGTTAAGcttgaaaactttttattttttcacagaaGGGACTCCGATTTCTATCAAAGTTATGAACACAAATATGGTGTGACAAGAATTATGGAAGAAAATACGCTCACGCTAGAGGAATTGCTTGCGATAAAAACTAAACTTTCAGTCGCAATCGTCTCAAACTGTGGCTCTACTGCTGGAGCGCGTACTCGAATGAGATTGTTGAAGACTATAATACGATTAGGATTTAAACTGGATGGATTCGGTGCATGCTTTTGGGGAAGTGGCAAGTTTGCAAATGGTAAAAGCCGAGGCGAACCTGAATTCTTTGCGGAAGtcagaaaatacaaattttacttttctttTGAGAATTCCTATCATTGTAAAGACTACATTACTGAGAAGTTTTTCAACAACGCTCTCAGATCCTTTACTGTTCCTGTTGTCTGGGGTGCGACGAGAGAGGATTATGAAGCAGTCGCACCACCTGGATCATTTATATTTGTTGAAGACTTTGATTCTATGAAGGCTTTAGTGGATTATCTTAATTATTTAGACAAGAACGACACGGCATATTTAGAATACCTCAAGTAAGTAGACCATACTTGACACTGTTAACACATTGAATTCGCGCATTTTTACCGACAaactaaaacttcaaaaaactCGACTTTTCTCAATTTAATCCCTGCATATCATTAATTGCATTTTAGTTTGTCTCGCCCTTATTTACATTAGTTTGCCTAGATATTTTCATTCACATTGTTAATCCAGTGTTAATTTTTTGTGGGAATTAAATGACTGGTATATTCTGCAACTATATACAACAATTGTACGTTTGCAGGTGGGTGACAATAAAGCCAAGAGACATTCCTAACTACGGAAGAGCAAGGGATTGGTGTTCAATATGCAGAGCGTTACATGGAATCAACATTGACGACATTTACAGTCCAAAATACAACACGGGTAATCCAATTAGACCATTATTTACAGACGGCGTCGCAACGAGGACTGTCGAGCATTTGAAAGACTGGTATTATGGGGAAGATAATCCCGAGTGTTTTTCAAAGTATTGACGACCAAAGAATCAGCGGAATTCGGCCTTATATATTTCAGGATAAGCGTACATTCTTTGATTAGACACTGCCCTTTTATATTCTATGCAACAGGCATCATTACCTGTTTAATTTTGCCTCTATTGAATGCTTTTCATCTCGGACAAAATATTGAGCAAAAACCTTACCTATCTTTTATTGACATACACCAGTATTTGCAATACTTTATTAAACGCGATTGCAACTTTGTTAAGATTAATCAAACGATTACACAGCACAGCGCACGAGACACGAGAATCAGCATACACtcctggctaacggacaatgACGTCagaattgagtgttatatttgcgttataatatttttatttatttctagtggatatgatattgtttcaattcctcgATGAGCATAATGTTCCCCCAATGTCGCATGATTTTCAATTATTCAGTTGGAAGTTTTGTAAGATGGgaaacattgatacaagttTTTAATGAGGTAACATTTAGTCAATCATATCAGAAATTTTTGCCGATCCGCAGTGACGGCATTTCATTAGTTACATTTAATGCAAAAGCATGAAtgcgacagaaaaatacaacgaatcccgagaccagtagcaaagatatttttcactttttcattttaaagtaacgataagaaagatcaaagccgacacggaagataataatcaaaataatgtTAATTTGGAGATGGGGATTATAAATTCATTTCTATAATTTCCCTGGCGTTTCGTCgacaatgatcgcacagtagttttcgaatttgtcaaacagaaacagaacgcgcagttccgcaataaatttaaaaaaaaattaagcatgATAAATTGACTCAAAACTCAAATACCCTCAgagagaagaaaaccagaaatcgaAAGTTTAATGGAAGATGTGAGTCTAGCTTTCTGTGTAgatgattttgtaactttcggaaggGTGATGAAAGTAGGTTTTGATccttctctagaaacattagcaATGTTTCGtttcattttgaatacttgaatacatgctcattcttctggttttGACGAtaggatattcttcaaatgtTTTTGACTATTTAGAAGAAAAGGAAAAGTTTACATTCGTAGTTGAGTATTAGTGGTTGGAGATCTTCGACAACGCGCCCCTAATAAACAAGTCTTGTCACgaactaaacgatttgtttctgaaccagttactagtGTTAAGTGCTGTCCTAATGAAATTCAACTAGgaatctgtgtagtttgttcaaaacagtcaacacgatggcacttggaatagaatcaggaacacgGCATCTGCTGAAACAAcgaacataaactaaatatttcatACGGCAAGGCAACCCAATTTTGCAGTATTATAATATCGCAActatctatatttcaaatcaatcagaacgatatagattaaaaacatacaaaatccAACAGTATATACATACCTAATGTTTTGACTCCACATGCAAAACAATCGGACGAAATATGCTCTGAAGTAAATAAAATCCAAGCTTtataactaaaatattaaagcagtagttactgTGCTCATTTGACTGCcctaaattatatttgtattacacttgaGAACCTCACTTCTtaaagaatttgtaaatttacaaatagttatttccaacagatacataacgagtactatcaacaatacagaacctgtaaacactgattcacaccgaatattggcctagactgagacaagacatccaaaCATTTCGCTTCCAATTATAGCAGTTATACATAATTATGAAGGTACTGGTTGTGCCGAGCTtgatagggtagatcagggtggtccaacccGCGGCCcgagcacacattccttgcgccccgcaaaacaattttagcgtgtactataCCATTGGTAGATATGTGTTTTTGttggcagaatatttttgagttatttttaaattattccaactgggattggcctttttccttaTCCCGATGTCCggattgatgtttgttaaaatcgcggaatttcaatgttgtatccataaacgtcaagactgtgcaaatatggaaatgacttcccgtgaTCGGTACGAAGAGAAAtgattgtcttgtgcagacaggaccaagccgatgagatgagtCGCGCTTTCATCTAAATTTcgtacatttttttaatttgtgagttttgtgcctttattttagttaaAACACTTCTTTATTTTCAAGCATTGGCCATGTAACAGCAGTGATGAACAACAGAGCAGACTTGAGCCCCAAGCGATCTAGTATGTAGCTGGGTCAAGAGTCCCAACCTAGACGTAATTTCGGTTGTTTAAGGACAATACTACCAGACCTGGTCACTCTAAAAGTagtgaaattagtcaaatatatgaattcttCATAcaataactgtaaaaaataggCCAAAGAAAAGGAAACATATTTTCTTTCCCACAGCAACGTTcaaccacagtgtctggtgtgtttctaGGTAATATCTACCACGGAAGAATATATTTTTGAGCGACATCACAAAACcatctctgagaaaagttacCAAAATTACCACGGTATTTTTCAAGAAGCAAAtggtaaactcgcgatgttttcaCCACTTTCTGCTGGTTTTCTGCTACTGCGGCTCAGCCCAGTTTTCTGCTACATCGCCAGAAGTTTTTGCGGCCCGACTACCTTCAACCTTGGACCATCTTGAGGTAGATAGTATGTAACGGATACTGCAATTAGTCGGAATACAAATGAATATTATTGCTTCGGTAAAACATGTATAGAAATAGATTTTCAATACGATTCGCGAAAATCTTTAGATTCGAATCTCGCTCCATCCCAATCACTAAGACGAGTAATAATTTCACAACGTCTATATATGCATCACGGAGttgattttgaattaaatgtaattactttgaGCCACATATCATGTATTTGGAAAATTGTCAATCATATCTCCCTGCTACTTATTTTTTATActgtgaaaaattctaattgtaCAGGCATTCAGGAATGcgaattaaaaattttctgtggataatatgtggataataaaatatataagttTGACTTGTTATATACTGGCTCTGTGATCTTCAAACCTACCTTACATACTAGCCCATTCATCAGAAATTTAGCAAATGTAAAagttgtgcatgtgggataagtacTGTAAACTAAGTTTTCCCACTACGACTCCGAGTTACAAGGTAACTAAAGTCGTGTCCTGTCCCTTGGTGCCCAAATTAATGTCTTCAATCTATGCACCAACAactaacaactgaacaatactGCAATCTGTACACCAACAATCCCGTACACTTGTGTTCAAAGAAACTTTTTTATCAGCCCTAAACACATGAGTTGAACATTGAGTCACTTCTGTCGTCACTGTAATTCGGGAAGATATTTTTTGTCAAGCGCTGCCAAAATAAATCAAGTAATCGCTGAACATGTTTGTGTCCTCTTCCGTATTCATTTGTTCGAGAGAACAAATCAGGTGGCAATTACTgttctaatctatttatcaaatttgagctGGGAGTGAGGGCATTCAAGTCTGTCGGATCGTCACTTATCGGTGTGAGTGGTTTATCGTTGAGAATTCCTTCCACTGCTGTTTGAAGAGACCATAATAAGTAATCATTGAGAGACTGGCCATTAAACATAGCTTAAAGAACCAATCTTTCCACCACTCCGTTTTCATGAATAGAGAGAAAGAAGAGGTGAAAATTGCCACTGTATACCATTTTGGGATAAAGATGTGTCGATCTGTTGGGAATTCCACTTGATAATAATTTCATAACGTCCgcatatagatatatataacgAAATTGGTTTTGTACTAAATTTAATTACTTTAAGCCTTATGGCATGTATTAGGAAAattgccaatcatatctcctcgtttttcatttttaatagcTTAAAAATTCTAGCTATACAGGCATTCAGCAAACGCGAGTACACTTTTTCTCCCTCATTGGCTTGGCTTTCATAATCTTAGTTGTCCGCATTCAATGATCTTCTAATCTCCCTTTTGTATTAacccattcttcagaaagttagCAAATGTAAGAGCTGTGCATACTCTACCTTTTTCTATCTGCTTCTACCTAGTTGCTTCTCATCGCTGTCGATTTGAAACCGggaaaagtcacaaccgttggttacagggaaattaatgagtagaccagcgttatgttgctttaTTCAAATGTAAGGTGTATGTTCTTCAAGTTGTGGGCGACAGTTATAAATATATCACTGCCTATTTCGAGTTTACAGCTATCATCACTTCTGTGCTCATTcgttctattacaatatttcaatggcgtagtttatttatttctgcatgttgcaaATCTATGATTGTgaaaagtgacaatagcacagcaacGAAACGacagttcttttttaatgagcaattcgagagtcctgctgcacgcttacacaaacgtatttctgtaaccttttgtctgaccaaagtcagacatccgcagacaagcagtttacaacaatcaacttttttattgttccgggctaggcttttattagtttttaattCACATTCATTCagatttatgacgtcataatcaatCTAATAAAGCATTTAAATTTCGTTCTTTCAATTTAGATAACaagcgatacaggcaacgtTCGCACATTTACGCACATTACTTGGAAATTGTGGAGTATAAAAATCAACTTAAATACCTTCAGAGAAGATAAGATAAGCAGAAATCAAAAGGTTAACAGatgatgtgagtttagctttctgtTTAGATTGTTTTGTAACTTTTCTccagtatttcatttcatttaaaataactgaatatttaaatacatgCTCAAAATATCTGTTCATGGAACAGCTATCGCTGTGCTTTGTTTATTCAATGATTTATTGCTTCCGCGGTTAACTTGCCTGATGAGAGTGGCTCAGAGTATCTAAGTAAACCAGTCTCAGTTTATAGGAAGTGTTTCTTAACATGGGTTTTAATGGGTTCGACAaaggtgctggtttgaaacattaGCATGTCATGGAGTACTTGTGTTACCATGTTATGTAAACCTACAGTTCACTGCAGATATTGAAGTTTATAAAATAACACAACTATTTGTTATTACTCAGCAACAGTAATGCAATACGTCATACTGTATATATTGAAGACTTTTGTCTCCTTTCGAGCattctacaaaattaactttaaccgttcaatccaAGAAGCAGTTGACGCGTGGATTGTTCACTTGCAACCAAACTAGTCCggtaaatttgcttattatttGATAAAGTACACAGTTGTCTCGGCGACGACGGTTCACGTATTGTTCGCTTATTCGCGTCCTTGGCGGGGTCAGCAAAACGACATGTCGACGGCTTAGGTACAATGGGAAGCAATTTTGTCCTTGCGATGAGGAAATTGATACATAAGTTCGGCCAACCAGTGACGATCGCTTGGGCCTGTTTCTAAAAGGTCGTAGATAGCAGAGACTCAGGAATTCAATAGCCGCAAAATCTCCGATTTTAAATCATACGTTCAagcatccacaaaaacgtagttgcttctgcaatggtTTACATTCTTCGTACCCCTTCGTAAATATAAATCGTACCCGTGTTACCGTtaacactttatgtaacaaaggcgtttcacaagatacaaaagtagtaaaattgtcggtgaaatctggttacgacgaatattggagttaaacaacgtgtttgtgATCAAGTCACAAAGACCACATTCAGATAGAATGCTTAAAAAAGTTCAATATAtgcctcacttgcaggatattccgttgtCCGAcattgaagcgaatcaagctatgattttaatcgcggcagATAATCTCATAGCGTTCTTCCAGCTTTTGCATGGAGTGGGTCGACAACGTGAACCAATAGGAATTGAACCTCCtcttggttggacttgatcggaaatttgcgtacaagtattgacaataggacaatttcaaatttgatgcattgcggaatacgtgaccattataccatgctacaagaacaaatcggATAAAATTGGTCCAGCGAATCTGTAGGCACGGCAAACAATTTTTCGCATAGGGAGTCCTTCGAAGATAGACGAGAATATATtttcacgaacagtaaaattaaattatttgaccgtcctgatgaattcggtttcatggagttgaatggaaattgcgaaaagtcactaaacaaacacgcagctcgtatgagattcaaaagtcttacaaagaaacaacgattcaatgaataatcgcgtcggggtgctttttcattttctggaaagaccgacagctataaacgtcaatataaaagccatgcttcatttattctatttttgaaaaatgatattaattctgcaatttttaactgtacaaataactgtttttcttggaaacagccatgtgcgtataaattattgcctcatattgctttcgtagctgttgattcatcttatgtggcgaatttttgttgtttaacgggagatacgtacgatagcggacataaatttcctagtagcgcattatcaattatcgatatacacttttacgttgatttacttacttcgaaatagagttcgattcattggtatcagcatctaagaacgtgattgaaatgttacacaataacgggttcaagacgacagattgggtttcgaattccaaatcagtttcacgtgagatatacattcatcgtctcgccacaagtattgatttagatatcgagagacCTACTGTGAAAAGTGCTTGGGGCTGAACTGAACTACTTGAACACCaggagttcacaggttttgtcacaaatataaaagcccttactgttgtaagttcaatacttgatgcttgggatgaaaaattcaacaataagagactgaagtgttggtcaaagtggagtaattctataagttttcaaaatatttcaattcctcgtcaattcaaagatgtggaatgtaaatattccctgtacaaatttggcatattctgtcatatgatatcgaagcatcccaagaagaattgccagggtcgttctacttaacgctgattccgcgcaaacttccacagattactgcgatagaaggatgaatattcctcagtttttagagaattcggacattggactagtttttgacgctactccccccgcatcaggattccgcctcattgatggatgacttcctATGAATAGTCATGAGGGTGcctttgtcggcagtccgcgtggCTATAAGTGCTAGTTTAGTtcgggttgggaaaaatattcgaatattcgagtAACAGTTTACTGCTCTAATGGTCTGCTCACGTCACTTGCGCATCGTTGAATCAAACGCTTGGACAGTACAGCGCACGATACACGAGCATCAGCCTACAAtcctggctaacggacaatggcgtcaaaattggctgttatatttgcgttataatatttttatttatttccagtggatatgatattgtttcaattttttgatgagcataatgtgtcccaatttcgcatgatttttaacttttcagaaggccgttttgtaaaattcgaaACATGAATGTAATGAAGTAACATCATGAAGTAACATTAGgtcaataatattaaaaatttttaccgatccgcagtgacgaaatttcataagttttatttaatgcaaaaacatagacacgacagaaaaatacaacgaatccaggggccagtagcaaagatattggtaacttttcaattttacagtggcgataaggaagatcaaatccagaacgaaagaaaaaatttaaaataaagttgatttggagatggaaattgcaattggccagggtaaatattgacgtttttacgtaaacagcgaaggcgcgtctgacgcactacacaatggtatgatgtgagtttgttgattaattaagttaattgataaattggaaGCGAAATAGTttaatatcttgtctcagtctatctcagtattcggtgtgaatcagtgtttacaggtgctgtactgttggtagtactcgttatgtatctgttggaaatacatttaatgcaaaaacatagacacgacagaaaaatacaacgaatccaggggccagtagcaaagatattggtaacttttcaattttacagtggcgataaggaagatcaaatccagatcgaaagaaaaaatttaaaatgaagttgatttggagatggaaattgcaaaatcatttctataatttttcgcagcgcctcgtcgccaatgatcgcacagtagttttcaaatttgtcaaacagaacgcgcagttctgcaataaattaaaaaaaattaaacatcgatatccaccagagcgcaagacttgatacacgcgtgattaaaagaacccaca contains:
- the LOC120327132 gene encoding 4-galactosyl-N-acetylglucosaminide 3-alpha-L-fucosyltransferase FUT5-like; this encodes MELDFTVSLRRFRFAVLLLIVFVLVYIVNVPTEVTFFKPSHWYRGRTTFIPKHHNDWIMHLFDSSRDELEMRILNATDMKIILVWIPMFGIKLPRKIDANKCGNCEITYDREKIDDERTGAVVFHFDGIRDDDLPPTRNLSQLYIYWVLESTATLRVTGEDSLEFEDSFHFNATMTYRRDSDFYQSYEHKYGVTRIMEENTLTLEELLAIKTKLSVAIVSNCGSTAGARTRMRLLKTIIRLGFKLDGFGACFWGSGKFANGKSRGEPEFFAEVRKYKFYFSFENSYHCKDYITEKFFNNALRSFTVPVVWGATREDYEAVAPPGSFIFVEDFDSMKALVDYLNYLDKNDTAYLEYLKWVTIKPRDIPNYGRARDWCSICRALHGINIDDIYSPKYNTGNPIRPLFTDGVATRTVEHLKDWYYGEDNPECFSKY